The proteins below come from a single Arthrobacter sp. zg-Y1171 genomic window:
- a CDS encoding heme-copper oxidase subunit III, which produces MTTATHAPSTPAHPTLNRPNMVSVGTVVWLSSELMFFAALFAMYFTLRSVSSELWAMETEKLNVPFAFVNTVILVSSSFTCQFGVFAAERLQARRTGGLLKFSRWGMTEWFLLTFVLGAIFVSVQAYEYAMLVSEGVSLSSNSYGSAFYLTTGFHGLHVTGGLIAFLFIIGRAYAAKRFGHFEATSAIVTSYYWHFVDVVWIALFVIIYFLK; this is translated from the coding sequence GTGACAACAGCGACCCATGCCCCCAGTACCCCGGCTCACCCCACGCTGAACCGCCCCAATATGGTTTCCGTAGGAACCGTGGTGTGGCTCTCCAGCGAACTGATGTTCTTTGCTGCCCTCTTCGCCATGTATTTCACTCTCCGCTCGGTTTCGAGCGAACTGTGGGCCATGGAGACCGAGAAGCTGAACGTTCCGTTCGCTTTCGTGAACACGGTGATCCTTGTTTCCAGCTCCTTCACCTGCCAGTTCGGCGTCTTCGCCGCAGAACGACTCCAGGCACGCCGCACCGGAGGGCTCCTGAAGTTCTCCCGTTGGGGCATGACTGAGTGGTTCCTGCTGACCTTCGTACTCGGAGCCATCTTCGTCTCCGTACAGGCCTACGAATACGCCATGCTCGTCTCTGAAGGCGTCTCCCTCTCGTCGAACTCCTACGGTTCCGCGTTCTACCTCACCACCGGTTTCCACGGCCTGCACGTGACCGGCGGCCTGATCGCGTTCCTCTTCATCATCGGCCGTGCCTACGCCGCCAAGCGCTTCGGACACTTCGAAGCAACTTCGGCGATCGTAACTTCGTACTACTGGCACTTCGTTGATGTGGTCTGGATTGCCCTGTTCGTCATCATTTACTTCCTCAAGTAA
- a CDS encoding c-type cytochrome, which translates to MKALSQRRRHPLAAVALLLLGLLVTGGLYAVANGANQAQAATTTYTAEDVSEGEKLFVANCATCHGIEATGTENGPSLVGVGAASVDFQVGTGRMPMAMQGPQAQQKPVQFDEDQTADLAAYVSSLGAGPSVPDSEYLEPDTTDEEAAANGGELFRVNCAMCHNAAAAGGALTRGKFAPSLDGVSEKHIYEAMVTGPQNMPVFSDTNITPEDKQDIITFLKDIESSGSPGGAQLGSLGPVSEGLFIWTAGLGIIIAFTIWLTSRSS; encoded by the coding sequence GTGAAGGCACTATCGCAAAGGCGGCGTCATCCCCTCGCAGCAGTCGCGCTGCTGCTGCTGGGACTCCTCGTTACGGGTGGTCTCTATGCCGTAGCCAACGGAGCCAACCAGGCCCAGGCGGCTACCACCACGTACACTGCCGAAGACGTCAGCGAGGGCGAGAAGCTCTTCGTCGCCAACTGTGCAACGTGCCACGGCATTGAAGCCACGGGCACCGAAAACGGTCCTTCGCTGGTAGGCGTCGGCGCAGCATCGGTCGACTTCCAGGTTGGCACCGGCCGCATGCCGATGGCCATGCAGGGCCCGCAGGCCCAGCAGAAGCCGGTCCAGTTTGACGAAGACCAGACCGCTGACCTGGCTGCCTACGTTTCCAGCCTCGGTGCCGGACCTTCGGTTCCGGACTCGGAATACCTTGAGCCGGACACCACAGACGAAGAGGCAGCCGCCAACGGCGGTGAGCTCTTCCGCGTGAACTGCGCCATGTGCCACAACGCAGCAGCTGCCGGCGGTGCACTGACCCGGGGCAAGTTCGCTCCGAGCCTGGACGGCGTCAGCGAAAAGCACATCTACGAGGCCATGGTCACCGGCCCGCAGAACATGCCTGTCTTCAGCGACACCAACATCACTCCCGAGGACAAGCAGGACATCATCACGTTCCTCAAGGACATCGAATCCAGCGGCTCCCCCGGTGGAGCCCAGCTGGGCTCGCTCGGTCCGGTTTCCGAGGGTCTGTTCATCTGGACCGCTGGTCTGGGAATCATCATCGCTTTCACCATCTGGTTGACCTCCCGGTCTTCCTAA
- a CDS encoding ubiquinol-cytochrome c reductase iron-sulfur subunit, translating to MGDHSHGSPNTSGTVATAGQGDEEKFQNPGLPPHRPRLADTNPRAEKRAERQVASLFIVSIIGTIVFFIGYFSIHLDNASIAELRLQNILLGLGTAFAMLGIGVGIVHWAKTLMPDHEITEDRHEIRPEEDRVVAEKMVGDIIEETGIKRRPLIRNTLLGAMVLAPLPAIAVFRDLGPLPGNTLRHTMWKEGTRLVRDPSGTPIKASDVTLGSAFHVIPDGLNDLPEHKLEEKAKAVVLLMRLNPEDLNPSPGREDWAVDGIVAYSKICTHVGCPVALYEQQTHHLLCPCHQSTFDVTQECKVIFGPAGHALPQLPIEVDSEGYLVAQRDFEEPVGPSYWERG from the coding sequence ATGGGCGACCATAGTCACGGCAGTCCGAACACCTCGGGCACCGTCGCTACGGCTGGCCAGGGAGATGAGGAGAAGTTCCAGAATCCGGGACTTCCCCCACACCGCCCTCGTCTAGCCGACACAAATCCCCGCGCCGAAAAGCGGGCAGAGCGGCAGGTGGCGAGCCTGTTCATCGTGTCGATCATCGGCACCATCGTATTTTTCATCGGGTACTTCAGCATCCACCTGGATAATGCCAGCATCGCTGAACTGCGGCTGCAGAACATCCTCCTGGGACTCGGCACCGCGTTCGCGATGCTTGGAATCGGCGTCGGCATTGTCCACTGGGCAAAGACGCTTATGCCGGACCACGAGATCACCGAAGACCGTCACGAGATCCGTCCTGAAGAGGACCGCGTGGTCGCGGAGAAGATGGTTGGGGACATCATCGAGGAAACGGGCATCAAGCGCCGTCCCCTGATCCGCAACACTCTCCTCGGCGCCATGGTCCTGGCACCGCTGCCGGCCATCGCCGTCTTCCGGGACCTCGGCCCGCTTCCGGGCAACACCCTTCGCCACACCATGTGGAAAGAGGGAACCCGCCTGGTGCGCGACCCCAGCGGCACGCCCATCAAGGCTTCGGATGTCACCCTGGGCTCTGCGTTCCACGTCATCCCGGACGGTCTGAACGACCTGCCCGAGCACAAGCTTGAGGAAAAGGCCAAGGCAGTTGTCCTGCTGATGCGCCTGAACCCCGAGGACCTGAATCCCTCCCCCGGACGCGAAGACTGGGCAGTGGACGGCATTGTCGCCTACTCCAAGATCTGCACGCACGTTGGATGCCCTGTTGCCCTTTACGAGCAGCAGACGCACCACCTGCTGTGCCCGTGCCACCAGTCGACCTTCGATGTCACGCAGGAATGCAAAGTCATCTTCGGACCGGCCGGGCACGCACTGCCGCAGCTGCCGATCGAGGTCGACAGCGAGGGCTACCTGGTCGCCCAGCGCGACTTCGAAGAACCTGTCGGACCGAGCTACTGGGAGCGTGGCTGA
- a CDS encoding ubiquinol-cytochrome c reductase cytochrome b subunit — MSVPSATPYEAKTRLGRVTNFVDSRVNGSGIVKGLGRKVFPDHWSFMFGEVALYCFVILLLTGTFLTFFFDPSMAETHYEGSYVPLRGVEMSVAYESSLNISFDVRGGLFMRQVHHWSALLFVAAVSVHMLRVFFTGAFRKPRELNWVVGGVLLILSLAAGFTGYSLPDDLLSGNGLRIIDGVIKSVPVVGTYISFFLFGGEFPGTAIIGRLYMLHILLVPALILLMIAIHLFMVVIHKHTQFRGPGRTNNNVVGYPVGPVYAAKAGGFFFIVFGVIAIIAGFFTINPIWNYGPYDPSPVSAGTQPDWYIGWVDGALRLMPGFIGAFPLEWVIPFPWGDNTLSLNVLLPALGPAGLVFTLLFAWPWIEAWLTKDKRVHNLLDRPRNAPYRTAVGVAGITFYCVMWAAASSDLIATHFHVSLNDVTYWLRVLFFVGPILGFIIARRIALALQRKDREIVLHGVESGRIVRLPHGEYIEVHEPLDEYKRYRLVDFDSYKALPAQPDANGKVSRKEKRRAKLSRFFFEDRVAPVTPSELENAHHHESPSEVAAKADDQASIEQH; from the coding sequence ATGAGTGTTCCCTCTGCCACGCCTTACGAGGCCAAGACCCGTCTGGGACGGGTCACCAACTTCGTTGACTCCCGCGTCAACGGTTCCGGCATAGTCAAGGGGCTCGGCCGCAAGGTCTTCCCCGACCACTGGTCGTTCATGTTCGGCGAAGTTGCGCTGTACTGCTTCGTCATCCTGCTGCTGACCGGAACGTTCCTGACGTTCTTCTTCGATCCGTCCATGGCGGAAACGCATTACGAAGGCAGCTACGTACCGCTTCGCGGCGTCGAAATGTCCGTGGCCTACGAGTCCTCCCTGAACATCTCCTTCGATGTCCGCGGCGGCCTCTTCATGCGCCAGGTACACCACTGGTCGGCCCTGCTCTTCGTAGCAGCCGTCTCGGTGCACATGCTCCGCGTGTTCTTCACCGGCGCCTTCCGCAAGCCCCGCGAACTCAACTGGGTGGTGGGCGGCGTCCTGCTGATCCTGTCCCTGGCTGCGGGCTTCACCGGCTACTCCCTCCCCGATGACCTGCTCTCCGGCAACGGCCTGCGCATCATCGACGGCGTCATCAAGTCGGTCCCGGTGGTAGGAACCTACATCAGCTTCTTCCTCTTCGGAGGTGAATTCCCCGGAACCGCGATTATCGGCCGCCTCTACATGCTGCACATCCTCCTGGTTCCGGCGCTGATCCTGCTGATGATTGCCATCCACCTGTTCATGGTGGTTATCCACAAGCACACGCAGTTCCGCGGCCCCGGCCGGACCAACAACAACGTTGTCGGCTACCCGGTAGGCCCGGTCTACGCAGCGAAGGCCGGCGGCTTCTTCTTCATCGTCTTCGGCGTGATTGCGATCATCGCGGGCTTCTTCACCATCAACCCGATCTGGAACTACGGTCCCTACGATCCCTCGCCCGTGTCCGCCGGTACCCAGCCCGACTGGTACATCGGTTGGGTCGACGGCGCCCTGCGCCTGATGCCCGGATTCATCGGGGCGTTCCCGCTGGAATGGGTCATCCCGTTCCCTTGGGGCGATAACACCCTGTCGCTGAACGTGCTGCTCCCGGCCCTGGGCCCGGCAGGCCTCGTCTTCACCCTGCTCTTCGCATGGCCGTGGATCGAAGCCTGGCTGACCAAGGACAAGCGGGTCCACAACCTGCTGGACCGCCCGCGCAACGCTCCGTACCGCACCGCCGTCGGCGTTGCAGGCATCACGTTCTACTGCGTCATGTGGGCTGCTGCCAGCTCCGACCTCATCGCCACGCACTTCCACGTGTCGCTGAACGATGTGACGTACTGGCTCCGCGTCCTGTTCTTCGTCGGTCCGATCCTGGGCTTCATCATTGCCCGCCGCATCGCCCTGGCGCTGCAGCGCAAGGACCGCGAGATTGTCCTTCACGGTGTTGAGAGCGGACGTATCGTCCGTCTCCCGCACGGTGAGTACATCGAGGTGCATGAGCCGCTCGACGAGTACAAGCGCTACCGCCTGGTGGACTTTGACTCCTACAAGGCACTCCCGGCCCAGCCGGACGCCAACGGCAAGGTCTCCCGGAAGGAGAAGCGGCGCGCGAAGCTCTCCCGCTTCTTCTTCGAGGACCGCGTTGCTCCGGTGACGCCGTCCGAGCTGGAGAACGCGCATCACCACGAATCGCCGTCCGAGGTTGCAGCCAAGGCTGACGACCAGGCATCGATCGAACAGCACTAA
- a CDS encoding GntR family transcriptional regulator — MRLITEGIDPGTGVAKHLQLQGILRRFVETHAGAGEIIPSERELSEHFSVARMTIRQAVDALVADGVLERVVGLGTFVARTKMDLQVQLTSYSEEMHRRGMVPDAHVLSFEQIGASQLVARELQIEPGQPVVRFRRQLLADGEPMSVDENFIPAHYVPGILEEEPPTSLYNVLSERYGLVMEWGEDTIEATAASASIARLLNVELGAPVLKIQRHAYVSRAMVDYSVSYYRADRYKLWVPLQRPGVRTPRSYHPRRRPHA, encoded by the coding sequence CTGCGCCTGATAACCGAGGGCATCGATCCCGGCACGGGCGTCGCCAAGCACTTACAGCTCCAAGGCATCCTCCGCCGCTTCGTGGAAACCCATGCCGGGGCAGGGGAGATCATTCCGTCGGAGCGCGAGCTCTCCGAACACTTCTCCGTAGCCCGCATGACCATCCGCCAGGCCGTGGATGCCCTGGTGGCGGACGGCGTGCTTGAGCGCGTCGTCGGGCTGGGGACCTTCGTGGCACGGACGAAGATGGACCTGCAGGTTCAGCTGACCTCGTACTCCGAGGAAATGCACCGCCGCGGCATGGTCCCTGACGCACACGTCCTGAGTTTCGAGCAGATCGGCGCCTCGCAGCTGGTGGCGCGTGAACTCCAGATCGAGCCGGGCCAGCCCGTCGTGCGGTTCCGGCGGCAGCTGCTGGCGGACGGCGAACCGATGAGCGTCGATGAGAACTTTATCCCCGCACACTACGTGCCCGGGATTCTCGAGGAAGAGCCGCCGACGTCCCTCTACAACGTGCTGAGCGAACGGTACGGCCTGGTGATGGAGTGGGGCGAGGACACCATTGAGGCAACGGCCGCCTCGGCCTCCATCGCCCGCCTGCTCAACGTTGAGCTCGGAGCACCGGTGCTGAAGATCCAGCGCCACGCCTATGTCTCGCGGGCGATGGTCGACTATTCGGTGTCCTACTACCGGGCGGACCGTTACAAGCTCTGGGTGCCGTTGCAGCGGCCCGGAGTCCGCACCCCACGTTCTTACCACCCACGCCGGCGCCCGCACGCCTGA
- a CDS encoding cytochrome c oxidase subunit 4 — translation MKVETKLFAYMTPFFIVVGVVYGYMVDWMEPVGYLALFLTGGMSGMIAYYIGFTGKRVGPRPEDRLDAEIHEGSGEQGFFSPWSWWPLLLGASAAIGFLGMAVGWWILYIGAGLAVVALVGWVFEYSRGNHAH, via the coding sequence ATGAAGGTTGAGACTAAGCTCTTCGCTTACATGACGCCGTTCTTCATCGTCGTCGGTGTTGTCTACGGCTACATGGTGGATTGGATGGAGCCCGTCGGTTACCTGGCGCTCTTCCTCACCGGCGGCATGTCCGGCATGATCGCCTACTACATCGGCTTCACCGGCAAGCGCGTCGGCCCCCGGCCCGAGGACCGCCTGGACGCCGAGATCCACGAAGGATCCGGCGAGCAGGGCTTCTTCAGCCCGTGGAGCTGGTGGCCGCTGCTGCTGGGTGCCTCTGCCGCTATCGGCTTCCTGGGCATGGCAGTAGGCTGGTGGATCCTTTACATCGGCGCCGGCCTGGCCGTTGTCGCACTGGTTGGCTGGGTATTCGAATACAGCCGCGGAAACCACGCCCACTAG
- the ctaD gene encoding cytochrome c oxidase subunit I encodes MTTLEYTSEDSGTRVAPRVVPVSKGRIVVSWITSTDHKTIGYMYLIASFIFFCLAGVMALVIRAELFEPGMQILQTKDQYNQLFTMHGTVMLLMFATPLFSGFANVIMPLQIGAPDVAFPRLNALAFWFFLFGSTIAVAGFITPQGAASFGWFAYTPLSSTTFSPGVGGDLWVFGLALSGFGTILGAVNFITTIICMRAPGMTMWRMPIFTWNTLVTAILVLMAFPPLAAALFALGADRRFGAHIFDPERGGAILWQHLFWFFGHPEVYIIALPFFGIVSEIFPVFSRKPIFGYKGLVYATIAIAALSVTVWAHHMYVTGAVMLPFFAFMTMLIAVPTGVKFFNWIGTMWRGSITFETPMLWSIGFLITFLFGGLTGIILSSPPLDFHVSDTYFVVAHFHYVIFGTVVFAMFAGFYFWWPKWTGKMLNERLGKIHFWLLFIGFHGTFLIQHWLGVLGMPRRYADYLVEDNFTAMNQFSTIASFVLGASMIPFFWNVYITWRHGKKVEVDDPWGFGGSLEWATSCPPPRHNFTSLPRIRSERPALDLHHPELQQHVTDDSAAAKVFGPGDRKEKV; translated from the coding sequence ATGACTACTCTCGAATACACTTCGGAAGATTCCGGCACCAGGGTTGCGCCTCGCGTAGTACCCGTCTCCAAGGGACGAATCGTTGTCAGCTGGATCACGTCCACTGACCACAAGACCATCGGGTACATGTACCTGATCGCCTCGTTTATCTTCTTCTGCCTCGCCGGCGTGATGGCCCTGGTCATCCGCGCGGAGCTGTTTGAGCCCGGTATGCAGATCCTGCAGACCAAGGACCAGTACAACCAGCTCTTCACGATGCACGGCACCGTGATGCTCCTGATGTTCGCCACCCCGCTGTTCTCCGGCTTCGCGAACGTCATCATGCCCCTGCAGATCGGCGCACCGGATGTCGCGTTCCCGCGGCTGAACGCCCTGGCGTTCTGGTTCTTCCTCTTCGGCAGCACCATTGCCGTTGCCGGCTTCATTACGCCGCAGGGCGCTGCGTCCTTCGGCTGGTTTGCGTACACCCCGCTCTCCAGCACCACTTTCTCTCCGGGCGTGGGCGGAGACCTCTGGGTCTTCGGCCTGGCACTGTCCGGCTTCGGCACCATCCTTGGTGCCGTCAACTTCATCACCACCATCATCTGCATGCGTGCCCCGGGCATGACCATGTGGCGGATGCCGATCTTCACCTGGAACACCCTCGTGACGGCCATCCTGGTCCTGATGGCGTTCCCGCCCCTGGCCGCTGCACTGTTCGCCCTCGGCGCCGACCGGCGCTTCGGAGCTCACATCTTCGATCCGGAACGCGGCGGCGCCATCCTGTGGCAGCACCTGTTCTGGTTCTTCGGCCACCCCGAGGTCTACATCATCGCGCTGCCGTTCTTCGGCATCGTGTCCGAGATCTTCCCGGTCTTCAGCCGCAAGCCGATCTTCGGCTACAAGGGCCTGGTCTACGCGACCATCGCCATCGCCGCACTGTCGGTGACGGTCTGGGCGCACCACATGTACGTGACCGGCGCAGTCATGCTGCCGTTCTTCGCCTTCATGACGATGTTGATCGCGGTGCCTACGGGCGTGAAGTTCTTCAACTGGATCGGCACCATGTGGCGGGGGTCCATTACCTTCGAGACCCCCATGCTCTGGAGCATCGGCTTCCTCATTACGTTCCTCTTCGGCGGCCTGACCGGCATCATCCTGTCCTCCCCGCCGCTGGACTTCCACGTCTCGGATACGTACTTCGTGGTGGCGCACTTCCACTACGTCATCTTCGGTACCGTGGTGTTTGCAATGTTCGCAGGCTTCTACTTCTGGTGGCCCAAGTGGACCGGCAAGATGCTCAACGAACGCCTGGGCAAGATCCACTTCTGGCTCCTGTTCATCGGCTTCCACGGCACCTTCCTCATCCAGCACTGGCTGGGTGTCCTGGGTATGCCGCGCCGCTACGCCGATTACCTGGTGGAAGACAACTTCACCGCGATGAACCAGTTCTCCACCATCGCCTCCTTCGTCCTGGGTGCCTCGATGATCCCGTTCTTCTGGAACGTGTACATCACCTGGCGCCACGGCAAGAAGGTTGAAGTGGATGACCCCTGGGGCTTCGGTGGCTCGCTCGAGTGGGCAACTTCCTGCCCGCCGCCGCGCCACAACTTCACCTCGCTGCCCCGGATCCGTTCCGAGCGTCCGGCACTGGACCTGCACCACCCCGAGCTGCAGCAGCACGTCACTGACGATTCCGCCGCTGCCAAGGTATTCGGCCCCGGCGACCGGAAGGAAAAAGTCTAA
- the coxB gene encoding cytochrome c oxidase subunit II, whose product MSSQDRTSSRRARILKISAVTSAGALFLSGCSSEAQTGWLPTDRDTTNHTGRIIDLWVNSWIAALAVGILTWALILWCMVAYRRRKNETGYPRQLSYNLPLEIFYTAVPLFMVLVLFYFTNQDIKAINATSDDPDRVIIDVRAKQWSWDFNYVNEDKYYQGVQVNLDGQEVDQDEFPTLVLPVDKTIELQLNTRDVQHSFWVPAFLQKMDVYPGRTNVITLETGKTGTFDGKCAELCGEYHSEMLFNVEVVTEEAYNDYVETLPSGQVDGDYDRQYNSESSEVRK is encoded by the coding sequence GTGAGTTCGCAGGACCGAACCAGCAGCCGACGCGCCAGGATCTTAAAGATCTCAGCCGTAACGTCGGCCGGCGCGTTGTTTTTATCGGGGTGTTCATCGGAGGCTCAAACGGGCTGGTTGCCGACGGACCGCGACACCACTAACCACACCGGCCGGATCATTGACCTTTGGGTCAACTCGTGGATCGCTGCCTTGGCTGTTGGTATCCTCACCTGGGCTTTGATCCTGTGGTGCATGGTTGCCTACCGCCGTCGCAAGAACGAGACCGGGTACCCGCGCCAGCTCAGCTACAACCTGCCGCTGGAGATTTTCTACACGGCTGTGCCGCTGTTCATGGTTCTGGTGTTGTTCTACTTCACCAACCAGGACATCAAGGCGATCAATGCAACCAGCGATGACCCGGACCGGGTCATTATTGATGTGCGCGCCAAGCAGTGGTCCTGGGACTTCAACTATGTCAACGAAGACAAGTACTACCAGGGCGTTCAGGTCAACCTTGACGGCCAGGAAGTCGACCAGGATGAGTTCCCCACGCTGGTGCTCCCCGTCGACAAGACCATCGAGCTGCAGCTGAACACCCGCGACGTCCAGCACTCCTTCTGGGTGCCTGCATTCCTGCAGAAGATGGACGTCTACCCCGGCCGCACCAACGTCATCACCCTCGAAACCGGCAAGACCGGCACCTTCGACGGTAAGTGCGCCGAGCTTTGCGGTGAGTACCACTCCGAAATGCTCTTCAACGTCGAGGTTGTCACCGAAGAGGCCTACAACGACTACGTAGAGACCCTGCCCAGCGGGCAGGTCGACGGGGACTACGACCGCCAGTACAACTCAGAATCTAGCGAAGTTAGGAAGTAG